In Taeniopygia guttata chromosome 14, bTaeGut7.mat, whole genome shotgun sequence, the genomic window GCAAGAATCAAAACAAAGGGCATAAATGATAAAAGCTTTTCGTTATTCCATACTAAAGTCAGGCTCAACAAGACAGGTAAGTTCCACATCCAGGGGCTTCCCACAACCACAAACATTTGAGCAGCTGGAACAGGTAATTCTGCCCAGTGGGATGGTTGCAATTCACCTGTAGCTCAGAGATTTTCTCTGTCCCCACTGAGATACTGTACTAGTACTTTCTTTGGGAAGGTGCCAGTGTGTAAACTCTTGAGTAAAGCAGAACACCGAGATAAACAAAGCACAATGTACACATTTTTTATTACTGAATTGCCTTTCCATCAGCCATTGCCTGTCCCAGCTCTATAAATTCCTGTGTCTCATGCCTGGACGATGTTTTCCATTCTTTTGCCAGTTGCTGTTCCTGTGAAATCAGGCATAGGCAGAGCTGGAAGAAGCAACTTGTTGCCAAAGAAATGTCTGGCACTTAGTTCAGGAACAAGTTAACTCTGTCAACTTGAATCCAAGTTTCAAGTGAATTTGAGAGGGTTTGCTTTAAGATCATTTTCTTTGCAGCCTCATTCCCCCACCGTTGTTTTGTGGCttcaatatgattttttttgccattaATATGTACTAAACGTACATTTGTACTGCTGCATGAGGGGGAAGTGGAGGTTGAAAGTGAGCTTTCTTTGAAGAGTGATCCTGTTTCCCTTTCACTTCCAGCAATGATTACTGCAACTTGTTATTGGGAAGAGATTAAAAACCATCAGATGTAAAGGTGACCTTTCGAGCAAAGTACTTCCTTTACTCATATTGCAGAGTAAAAACAATATCCCAGCTGGGGTGCCAATGAATCAGTCTGTGTTGACATCATTAAAGTGTGCTTAGTTAATCAGCAAAGAGCATGAAACACAATCAGCTCTTTCTAATGAAGTGATGTCAGTTTGCTgggtggctgcaggcagtgacatGCCATGCCCGGGTGTCACGGGGCTGGCAGTGCCGTCACTCGGCGTAGTGGAGTGAGGAAAGAGTGCTGGCTCGGTGACCCCTTGGAGTGAGCAATCCCTGCCTGGCCCCTCGTTACCCCGTGTGGCAAAACCCTGGTGGTTTGCAGAGGCGGGAACCTTTGCACTGGGACTCGGTGAAAATGGGGCAATACAGGGCTGGAGTGAGAGGCTGGCTGTGCCACCTCAGAGCTCAGGCCTTTTGTTGAGCAGGCTTTGCTATGGGGATAGGGAAAGCAAGCAAAGGCAAACCCACAggtgtaatttttaaaaagattttattaatttgtagaaaaaataaaacatcaagTTTCACCCACGGTAGAAACacttgaagattttttttttttgttcatgtCAATGACAAACAATACCTACATAAAGTgcctattattttattttgtaaaaccCTTCCCgctccccccaccctccccaAATCTTGCAAATCAAACAAGACAAATGTAAACAAGAGTCAGTTTTTTGGTCCATCGGGGCTGTAACTCTGCAATGTCTTTGCAACAGCTTAGGAGTGTCTTCTGCATGTGTTTTGCAGACACAGATGAACACACAACACAGAGCCAGAGTCCGTGCACAGCTTCtcaagttggaaaaaaaaaataatttcaagaacCAACCCCAAAGCCCCAGGCAGGTGCTGGCCAGgcccctgctctccctcctgAAGGCAGTGCCTGAGGCTGGGTGGTTTGGGAGGGAAAGAAACACCAAGGTCTGTGCCCTCCACACTCATCCTCCCAcctggctgcccagcagctcacCCTTTCCTGTCTCTTCACCCAGAGGAGGAGGCTGTTCCCAGTgacatcccctcctgccctccaaAGTCTCCCCCTTCGCATCCCTCGCTCCCAAAATGCACCCCCAGGGAGGCACACGATGAAAGCGGGAGGAGGGAGGCTGGGGGAGAGACGACGCCCTCTCTGCCCGGGTGGGCACCTGCCCAAAGTCAATTTGGAAACGAGCATCTTTCCcccctcctttccttctctccttccttccttctttcccgTGGCGAGGGGGGCTCCTAGCTGATCACGCAGCGATCCTTCTCCTTGCCGTGCCCGCCGCCGATGGCTTTCTCCCGGATGTACATGAGGTCACTGTGCACGCTGGGCCGCCGGGCGAAGGGGGCCACGATGCCGTACGCCTCCTCCGTGCCGCCCCGGCCCCCctccttcagcagctttttGCCTTTCAGAGCCTTCTTGTGCAGGATGTCGCAGTACTGCACCGAGACCTTGCGGTGCAGGTCGGGGCTCATCTCGCTGGGCAGCTTGGCCATGGCGAAGAGCGCCTGGAACATCTGGTCCAGGCTGCTGTTCCTCTTGGCTGAGATCTCAAAGTAGGCacattttttggggtcccctcccaCCAGCTGCTCGATCTCCCGGGGCTGCACCTCCCGGTAAAAGTCCCGGTCGCCCTTGTTGCCGCAGATGACCAGGGGCACCTCGATGT contains:
- the RASD1 gene encoding dexamethasone-induced Ras-related protein 1 isoform X1, encoding MKLAAMIKKMCPSEAELSIPAKNCYRMVILGSSKVGKTAIVSRFLTGRFEEQYTPTIEDFHRKFYSIRGEVYQLDILDTSGNHPFPAMRRLSILTGDVFILVFSLDNRDSFEEVQRLKQQILETKSCLKNKTKENIEVPLVICGNKGDRDFYREVQPREIEQLVGGDPKKCAYFEISAKRNSSLDQMFQALFAMAKLPSEMSPDLHRKVSVQYCDILHKKALKGKKLLKEGGRGGTEEAYGIVAPFARRPSVHSDLMYIREKAIGGGHGKEKDRCVIS